From a single Campylobacter concisus genomic region:
- a CDS encoding TPM domain-containing protein, protein MKKIFALLFFTFCFCFAINFNEQINDEAQIFSKNEKAELLNLVQNYEQNSTTQIAIVTLKSLENKSIEDISLEIARGYKLGQKQSSNGVLLIIAPNERKIRIEVGYGLEGVLTDAISSQIINDVIVPKFKQGDMGGGVIEGIRAIIKVASGEEFESVSEDEEIPFGIVAFFAGMISCFISGFLGKFFMRVGFSACFAGLISTVFEQFFGVQNYFIVFAIVFVIFFIILKNAFKKNTQSKNTYSGFRRDRSDSNGSGSGHSSSSRGGGFSGGGGGFGGGGASGSW, encoded by the coding sequence ATGAAGAAAATTTTTGCTCTTTTATTTTTTACATTTTGCTTTTGTTTTGCCATAAATTTTAATGAGCAGATAAATGATGAGGCTCAAATTTTCTCTAAAAATGAGAAGGCTGAGCTTTTAAACTTAGTGCAAAATTACGAGCAAAATAGTACGACGCAAATTGCTATCGTGACGCTTAAATCACTAGAAAATAAAAGCATAGAAGATATCTCTCTTGAGATAGCTAGAGGCTACAAGCTTGGACAAAAACAAAGCAGCAACGGAGTGCTTTTAATAATCGCTCCAAACGAGAGAAAAATACGTATAGAAGTTGGTTATGGGCTTGAAGGCGTACTAACCGACGCTATATCAAGCCAGATCATAAATGATGTGATAGTGCCTAAATTTAAGCAAGGCGATATGGGCGGTGGCGTGATAGAGGGCATAAGAGCCATCATAAAGGTAGCTAGTGGCGAAGAATTTGAAAGCGTGAGTGAAGATGAAGAGATACCTTTTGGAATAGTTGCCTTTTTTGCTGGCATGATCTCGTGTTTTATCTCTGGCTTTTTAGGTAAATTTTTTATGCGAGTTGGCTTTAGTGCGTGTTTTGCAGGGCTGATATCTACGGTATTTGAGCAATTTTTTGGCGTGCAAAATTACTTCATTGTCTTTGCCATTGTGTTTGTAATATTTTTTATTATTTTAAAAAATGCCTTTAAAAAAAATACTCAAAGCAAAAATACATATAGTGGCTTCAGACGAGATAGATCAGACTCAAATGGTAGTGGCAGTGGCCATTCAAGCAGTTCAAGAGGTGGTGGCTTTAGTGGCGGCGGAGGCGGTTTTGGCGGAGGTGGGGCAAGTGGCAGTTGGTAA
- a CDS encoding retention module-containing protein: MAKEAGVVKFISGKAVAIDQNGNERELKVGDILYMGESIKTSDAADKITIVSNNGKEITIVGNDTLALNQSTIGAEGLADISDLQNAILNGGDLTKLEETAAGGNTAAGGGDGVSLGDAKFAEGGHYSNINATYRNLSDTNRAFASYDSPISGYNGGDDTIIPSNPLVTFISDLNNDGTLSRVEHARDTNLNTSKVLITIPNDGTVRAGDILNITITKPDGNTENKTIPITPTIISNGYQFDAPIQTGKISKVDATITNFQGNVSGRSEDSVTSSGFSAPEVKFTEDNGPDNNLLTYTENAKDGKLNETPVLITVKDVIVGDVLHMTLTKPDGTTEVKSVPIDQNIIDNGYKIDNMPVEHGKPSKVEAYVADSTNTMRSAAASDSTTLDVKPTLKFTEDTDDNIYLYDNENKQDNDFRSTTVEITLPKDVVIGDKIVITYTDPLTKQDTTKEISLTQEMIDNQKVNTSLPIFPDVRTSASVHVVDKNNVRKSEESDQDSVMPIGRNLEMTLPEEKTLHEISRQESTDDNEVNKTTARITLPNKIDNGDKLTLTITGPDPDDPVNNPSKTYTREFTIHMDSKGAVTSVTENGTSNVLTPIKSDYNKYTIDVSGIQLKHKEDTTIKAKITHSNSDRHTSINEPEVSASLEYVKKPEVIFDEANGAKSMSREQAMSDHDLNSTTVTIKLPKNAVSGDKLTVTIKEPNEATAREIKYTIGKDNNGKFYVEDSGGKKIDTETDGRSFKISGIKTATGLETKVTAEIKDKDDIQHTEDTSTVTISNINDMAVYFKEDADRNVSLMRAESKDSDGDLHKTTVVVKVPNNVITGDMVTVKIDNGTSPKTYKVTGRDPSGKIMLEDTSTHTSITASDKNEIEIPGVEIIAGKTINVTTETTDASGGKKAEAQNHNTLEKLHEDMEITFEKDTDNDGILGSAEATGATTIATIKLPSNFVLGDKLIVESHNEDTPNNKTTKTYEIVKDNNGKLIAKNGSEELDITDDADSNKVVKYTLGLTEDHKTIINAKVTDNTSADKVETNSDITLDAQGSGSGTGFRLFIDEDKDRNGVLSRDEAMKDGNLNTTSATLQIPTTVNSGDIIKVKVNGGAEQEYTVVSNVSNRITLKFPDSHTELLPTDNKLKISDVHIDKDHPAVVEATIKGVTKIAKATLESVDTKNLKIEFVEDNASRDNVIDRDEAILDNDIKKTIISVQVPHNVTNGDKIAVTIKEPQTNGTTGSRTITYTVSKTANGKISLTDDSDTTHTPHELENNTIKIPGVAMLPGRETSAVATITNGAETTTSSEAKAKLAPLSEAGLSVSIVADKNDNGIISRDESGSKISKVHVSIPGSVVAGDKIDVKITNPDGSTATNHYEVMKKDVNGKITLKNLDDGSQQTLDRDKPLDLNATIAVDKETKAEVTLTDTFGESKTVSDTAHAEIDAIRGIMFNKDIKTSESGEKSTTVKAYLNEDAREGDTVEFKYTDPDNHHALTKTATHTLSAADITKGTFDQELDINARSAYELNVKASLKTSDGLESKSYEPYKPLHIGVENYTVKYDATKDMKGGEGNDTLVFDKQIVDLRGIANLNSKVESFENLELKGETKIKFNAQNILDITDNHDTVLKIKGGDVDANGNKITKVDLDHKWDRDSNYDASGFKGYSSKDQVDGHTIHIQIEDKIQTDL, from the coding sequence TTGGCTAAAGAAGCTGGAGTAGTAAAATTTATTAGTGGCAAGGCGGTCGCTATCGATCAAAACGGAAATGAGAGAGAGCTAAAAGTAGGTGACATCCTTTATATGGGAGAGAGCATCAAGACAAGCGATGCAGCCGATAAAATAACAATTGTTTCAAATAATGGAAAAGAGATTACGATTGTAGGCAATGATACGCTTGCGTTAAATCAAAGCACCATAGGTGCGGAAGGTTTGGCAGATATTAGTGATTTGCAAAATGCTATTTTAAATGGTGGAGATCTAACAAAACTTGAAGAGACCGCAGCTGGTGGAAACACTGCTGCTGGTGGTGGAGATGGTGTTAGCTTGGGTGATGCTAAATTTGCTGAGGGTGGTCACTACTCAAACATTAATGCAACATATAGAAATTTAAGTGATACAAACAGAGCTTTTGCATCATACGATAGCCCAATAAGCGGATACAATGGTGGAGATGATACTATAATCCCAAGCAATCCTCTTGTAACTTTTATAAGCGATCTTAATAACGATGGTACTTTAAGCAGGGTTGAGCATGCACGTGATACAAATTTAAATACATCAAAAGTTCTTATTACAATTCCAAATGATGGCACAGTAAGGGCCGGAGATATACTAAATATCACTATAACTAAGCCAGATGGTAATACTGAAAATAAAACAATTCCTATCACTCCAACTATCATAAGCAATGGTTATCAGTTTGATGCTCCAATACAGACTGGTAAAATTTCAAAAGTTGATGCAACTATTACAAATTTTCAAGGAAATGTTAGTGGCAGAAGTGAAGATAGCGTAACTTCAAGTGGCTTTAGTGCTCCAGAGGTTAAATTTACAGAGGATAACGGTCCTGATAATAATCTATTAACATATACTGAAAATGCTAAAGATGGCAAATTAAATGAAACTCCAGTCCTTATAACTGTAAAAGATGTGATTGTCGGAGATGTGCTTCACATGACTTTAACAAAGCCTGATGGTACAACCGAGGTTAAAAGTGTACCTATAGATCAAAACATAATAGATAATGGATATAAGATAGATAATATGCCAGTTGAGCACGGTAAGCCTTCAAAAGTAGAAGCTTACGTAGCAGATAGCACAAATACGATGAGAAGTGCAGCTGCAAGCGACTCTACTACTCTTGATGTAAAACCGACTTTGAAATTTACTGAAGATACAGACGATAATATCTATCTATATGATAATGAAAATAAGCAAGATAACGACTTTAGAAGTACGACAGTAGAAATAACTTTACCAAAAGATGTAGTTATTGGCGATAAAATCGTTATAACTTATACTGATCCACTAACTAAGCAAGATACAACAAAAGAAATTTCTCTTACACAAGAGATGATTGATAATCAAAAAGTAAATACATCTCTTCCGATATTTCCAGATGTAAGAACATCAGCTAGTGTTCATGTGGTAGATAAAAACAATGTTCGAAAAAGTGAAGAGTCAGATCAAGATAGTGTAATGCCTATTGGCAGAAATTTAGAAATGACATTACCAGAAGAAAAGACTCTTCATGAAATTTCAAGACAAGAAAGTACTGATGATAATGAAGTAAATAAAACCACAGCAAGGATTACTCTGCCAAATAAAATTGATAATGGCGATAAGCTTACGCTAACTATTACTGGACCTGATCCTGATGATCCTGTAAATAATCCTTCTAAAACTTATACAAGAGAATTTACTATACATATGGATAGTAAAGGTGCTGTGACTAGTGTAACAGAAAACGGAACTTCTAATGTTTTAACACCGATAAAATCAGATTACAATAAATATACCATTGATGTTTCTGGTATACAGCTAAAGCATAAAGAAGATACGACTATTAAGGCTAAAATAACACATTCCAATTCTGACAGGCATACATCTATAAATGAGCCAGAAGTATCGGCCAGTTTAGAATATGTAAAAAAACCAGAAGTTATATTTGACGAAGCTAATGGTGCTAAGAGCATGAGTAGAGAGCAAGCTATGAGTGATCATGATCTTAATAGCACAACAGTCACTATAAAGCTTCCTAAAAATGCAGTAAGTGGAGATAAACTAACTGTAACTATAAAAGAGCCAAATGAAGCTACTGCTAGAGAAATAAAATATACTATTGGAAAAGATAATAATGGTAAGTTTTATGTAGAAGATAGTGGCGGCAAAAAAATAGATACAGAAACAGATGGTAGAAGCTTTAAAATTTCTGGCATTAAAACAGCGACTGGTCTAGAAACTAAAGTAACAGCTGAGATAAAAGATAAAGATGATATTCAGCATACAGAAGATACAAGCACGGTTACTATCTCAAATATAAACGATATGGCAGTATATTTCAAAGAGGATGCTGACCGTAACGTATCTTTAATGAGAGCAGAGAGCAAGGACTCAGATGGTGACCTACATAAAACGACAGTAGTAGTAAAAGTGCCAAATAACGTTATAACTGGTGATATGGTAACTGTAAAAATAGATAACGGCACTTCACCTAAAACTTATAAGGTTACAGGTAGAGACCCAAGCGGTAAAATCATGCTAGAAGATACTTCTACTCATACTTCTATAACTGCAAGTGATAAAAATGAGATAGAAATTCCTGGCGTAGAGATCATTGCTGGTAAGACCATCAATGTAACTACTGAGACCACCGATGCAAGTGGCGGCAAGAAAGCCGAAGCTCAAAATCATAATACTCTTGAAAAGCTTCATGAAGATATGGAGATAACTTTTGAAAAAGATACCGATAATGATGGCATTTTGGGTAGTGCAGAGGCAACTGGAGCGACTACTATAGCAACTATCAAGCTTCCTTCAAATTTTGTTTTAGGTGATAAATTAATAGTAGAGTCACATAACGAAGACACACCAAATAATAAAACAACTAAGACATACGAGATAGTAAAAGATAATAACGGCAAATTAATAGCCAAAAATGGTAGTGAAGAGCTTGATATTACAGATGATGCTGATAGCAATAAAGTGGTCAAATATACACTTGGTTTAACAGAAGATCATAAGACTATCATTAATGCCAAGGTTACTGATAATACCAGTGCTGATAAGGTTGAGACAAATAGCGATATTACGCTTGATGCTCAAGGTAGCGGTTCTGGAACAGGCTTTAGGCTATTTATTGATGAGGATAAAGATAGAAACGGAGTTCTAAGTAGAGATGAAGCTATGAAGGATGGAAATTTAAATACCACTTCGGCAACACTTCAAATCCCAACCACTGTAAATAGCGGTGATATTATAAAAGTTAAGGTGAATGGTGGAGCAGAACAAGAATATACTGTTGTTTCAAATGTCAGCAATCGTATTACTCTAAAATTTCCAGATAGTCACACTGAATTACTTCCAACAGATAATAAGCTAAAAATTTCTGATGTTCATATAGATAAAGATCATCCAGCAGTGGTTGAAGCTACTATAAAAGGAGTAACAAAAATAGCTAAAGCTACATTGGAGTCAGTAGATACTAAAAATTTAAAGATTGAATTTGTTGAAGATAATGCAAGTAGAGACAATGTAATAGACAGAGATGAAGCTATTTTGGACAATGATATAAAAAAGACAATTATAAGCGTTCAGGTGCCACATAATGTCACAAATGGCGATAAGATAGCAGTAACTATAAAAGAGCCTCAAACTAATGGTACAACAGGGTCTAGAACCATAACTTATACGGTTTCAAAAACTGCTAATGGTAAAATTTCATTAACAGATGATAGTGATACTACTCATACTCCACATGAACTAGAAAATAACACTATAAAAATTCCTGGCGTTGCTATGCTTCCAGGTCGCGAAACTAGTGCAGTAGCTACTATAACAAATGGTGCTGAGACTACAACTAGCAGCGAAGCAAAAGCTAAACTTGCACCTTTAAGTGAAGCGGGATTAAGTGTAAGCATAGTTGCTGATAAAAATGATAATGGCATTATCTCAAGAGATGAGTCAGGTAGTAAAATTTCAAAGGTTCATGTTTCTATCCCAGGAAGTGTTGTAGCTGGTGATAAGATAGATGTCAAGATAACAAATCCTGATGGATCTACTGCGACTAATCATTACGAAGTTATGAAAAAAGATGTAAATGGAAAAATTACACTAAAAAATTTAGATGATGGTTCTCAACAAACGCTTGATAGAGATAAGCCACTTGATCTCAATGCTACTATCGCAGTTGATAAAGAAACAAAAGCTGAAGTTACTCTAACTGACACATTTGGTGAGAGCAAAACAGTAAGCGATACGGCACATGCTGAAATCGATGCTATAAGAGGCATCATGTTTAATAAAGATATAAAAACCTCAGAAAGTGGCGAAAAGTCTACTACAGTTAAAGCTTATCTTAATGAAGATGCTAGAGAAGGGGATACGGTAGAGTTTAAATACACTGATCCAGACAACCACCATGCACTAACCAAGACTGCAACACATACTTTATCAGCTGCAGATATAACAAAAGGCACATTTGATCAAGAGCTTGATATCAATGCAAGATCAGCCTATGAACTAAATGTTAAAGCCTCACTTAAAACTTCAGATGGCCTAGAGTCTAAATCTTATGAGCCTTATAAACCACTTCATATAGGCGTTGAAAACTATACGGTTAAATATGATGCAACAAAAGATATGAAAGGTGGTGAAGGCAATGATACTTTGGTGTTTGATAAGCAAATAGTTGATCTTAGAGGCATTGCTAATCTTAATTCAAAAGTGGAAAGCTTTGAAAATCTTGAGCTTAAAGGAGAAACAAAGATCAAATTTAATGCACAAAATATCCTTGATATCACTGATAATCATGACACGGTGCTTAAGATAAAAGGTGGTGATGTTGATGCTAATGGCAATAAAATCACAAAAGTTGATCTAGATCACAAATGGGATCGTGACTCTAACTACGACGCTAGTGGCTTTAAGGGCTACTCAAGTAAAGATCAAGTAGATGGACATACTATCCATATACAAATAGAAGACAAGATCCAAACCGATCTTTAA
- a CDS encoding LemA family protein yields the protein MKNLIAVIIVIAALAFGAFKYINSFVALDENVNAKWSQVLNQYKRRAELVPNLVETVKGYAAHEQKIFEDVANARSKSMQVSVDASGLSDEAKMKEFMTAQSSFGLALGRLMAVSENYPELKANQNFLSLQSQLEGTQNRISVAMHDYIEAVKEYNVALRSFPNKFIASAFYPELKPKQNLEISNEEKINPKVSFEK from the coding sequence ATGAAAAATTTAATAGCCGTTATTATAGTTATCGCTGCACTTGCTTTTGGTGCTTTTAAGTATATAAATTCATTTGTTGCACTTGATGAAAATGTAAATGCAAAGTGGTCACAGGTGTTAAATCAATATAAAAGAAGAGCCGAGCTTGTGCCAAATTTAGTTGAAACTGTAAAAGGCTACGCAGCTCATGAGCAAAAAATTTTTGAAGATGTGGCAAATGCTAGAAGCAAGAGCATGCAAGTAAGCGTTGATGCAAGTGGTCTTAGTGATGAAGCTAAGATGAAAGAATTTATGACAGCACAAAGCTCATTTGGCTTGGCGCTTGGCAGGCTTATGGCAGTTAGTGAGAACTACCCAGAGCTAAAAGCAAATCAAAATTTCTTATCTCTTCAGAGTCAGCTTGAAGGTACGCAAAACCGCATAAGCGTAGCAATGCATGATTATATCGAAGCTGTAAAAGAGTATAACGTAGCCCTTAGAAGCTTTCCAAATAAATTTATAGCAAGTGCTTTTTATCCTGAGCTAAAGCCAAAACAAAATCTTGAAATAAGTAACGAAGAGAAGATAAATCCAAAAGTTTCATTTGAGAAATGA